GCCCACTTCCACGCCTACGCGCTTAGCCTGACCTCGGCGCTGAACGAAACAGGGCCTTTGAGCTACTCCGCGCTGGCCGGTGCCCGCAGACTTGAGGCCGCACTCCGCCGGGGCTTCACCTCGGTGAGGGACGTGGCTGGGGGCGATGTGGGCCTTTCGGCTGCAATCGAGGAAGGACTGTGCCCCGGACCCCGCTACTTCTATACCGGTCCCGCGCTGAGCCAAACCGGCGGCCACGGTGATATTCGCGCCGCGAACGATGGAAGCTGCTTTCATGGCGGTCATATGTGCGAGGTGGTGGATGGCGTTGAGGACTTGCTGCGGGCGGTGCGCCACAGGTTCCGGACCGGTGCCACCGCCATCAAGCTCATGACCTCCGGGGGAGTGATCTCCCCCGTCGATCCGATTCGTGTCCCCCAGTACAGCGCCGCGGAGATCCGGGCGGTCACTGAGGAGGCATCCCGGCGGGGCAGTTACGCCACCGCGCACGCTTACTCACCAGAAGCCATCAGCCATTCGGTGCTCAACGGGGTTCGCTGCATCGAACATGGCAACCTCCTGGATGCTGAAACCGCCCGGCTGATGGCGGAGTACGACGTCTATCTCGTGCCCACGTTGGTGACGTACGATGCGATGGGCCGCCGCGGAGCGGAAATCGGGCTTACCGAAATGGGCGCCGCCAAGAATCACGAAGTATTGGCCGCGGGAAAGAACGCCGTCACACTGGCACGGGAGGCCGGGGTCCGGATTGGCTTCGGCACCGACCTTATGGGTGAACTTGAGGATGAACAGCTGGCCGGGCTGCGCCTTCAGGTCGAAGTGCTGGGCGTCTACGACGCACTCCGCTCGGCGACATCGACGAACGCCGCACTCCTCGGGCGGGAAGACCTAGGACACATCGCGGAGGGGGCCTGCGCGGACTTAGTGATACTGGACGGCGATCCCTTCGAGGAGCCCTCAGTGCTTTGGGACGGGAGCCGGAAACGCATAGTCATCAAGGCCGGCCACATTGTCTCCTCAGACGGCCTTCGGGCCGGTAAAGCGGCGATGGACGAGGCGATCAGCGGCGCTCACAGCTGACGACTTTTTGCTGAGACAGGACCAGCGAGACTCCCATACGAGCACATCGTCGCAGCAT
Above is a window of Arthrobacter sp. FB24 DNA encoding:
- a CDS encoding metal-dependent hydrolase family protein, coding for MVPNLPGNLTIRNARIFDGESPALVEGSITVRDGRITAVRGSAEDSGASPDSETALDAGGRVVIPGLIDAHFHAYALSLTSALNETGPLSYSALAGARRLEAALRRGFTSVRDVAGGDVGLSAAIEEGLCPGPRYFYTGPALSQTGGHGDIRAANDGSCFHGGHMCEVVDGVEDLLRAVRHRFRTGATAIKLMTSGGVISPVDPIRVPQYSAAEIRAVTEEASRRGSYATAHAYSPEAISHSVLNGVRCIEHGNLLDAETARLMAEYDVYLVPTLVTYDAMGRRGAEIGLTEMGAAKNHEVLAAGKNAVTLAREAGVRIGFGTDLMGELEDEQLAGLRLQVEVLGVYDALRSATSTNAALLGREDLGHIAEGACADLVILDGDPFEEPSVLWDGSRKRIVIKAGHIVSSDGLRAGKAAMDEAISGAHS